One Apis cerana isolate GH-2021 linkage group LG15, AcerK_1.0, whole genome shotgun sequence DNA window includes the following coding sequences:
- the LOC108002266 gene encoding uncharacterized protein LOC108002266, with translation MKQTFLFSLLLLVIRNCSAEKITLRIDLNEPIAVTDPKFLSLTIDPVTLLAGNAVSTHFERSVNLMRALSPAYLRLGGPRSTLFHFADQNSEENGKKGKIVLSESDWVLAHQWAEKAGLDVIACVSPDDRRRRTIEGAEDAMEIISFSDHMGFNANWQLGYEPQIRCNLTGNDLARQTLDLRKSLNEFPRYSNSVITGPDVVIYDNEKHLNYLRDYFSLAIPALSAITWHPDLASITLDNGGAFIHQDNLEEDKEELLKAIGRFVDDRPLWIAESRPEECKNLYIGALVLARRLGNSARANVNVIMRQPADLTYPTPDYWVSLLHKSLVGPQVFDAKIQGDGNEDHIYLYCQCASNKYEDGSVVIFGVNLNPREVTFDLEGINVTEHVHEYVLTPGFDAPNRMFAETIFLNDKLLTLINDTVPEMSPKILNDTKHGVDLRLQSGSIGFWIIPNLKIKSCTGNETPRTEETVDVDERTTREEKIDNENTKQTRVAGSLQRRASSNEIDKRKRRGDASIYKNSIKRELKRLKRFVKKKLDDYDYAKSLPKLRVLSNSKEQGGKGSTLVQEDVQSKLKEYKDRLSRLRNLMGSSDTKMELRKSIGDLVADVISLMLKIQNTLEIMRKEIDHENKTQSFTTVKETLKSLYDLLMNANLNESIDSREMARGLDRAKRELLQERGIPFDSKRESSLSRKRARNEDVEEGSRGVEWWKDGRSKKKQPSFLEWDSEEDINFYRFDRENSFVNEDSFLNTDYDYEARDDEFEDSEEQVSMEYIDDVRTWDEDEDDRFFYREPVQFFKNSRNNRAETSIGVPELWEVETYEIGRNDRTNGKKFEMVRIESDGTIRDSKFLEKFDREGATSFPKNHRPTYTSPSNVQPDESAIRSFFSKRAQPAESAIYKKISNFQDPSSGFKESSPWIGADYLGSKRSKRGKTDLRAILDQEMIKEDDANSKDCNCRVIRRSKTCDCRSKRGAIESLESLEIDTLAPPKQQQLVAAGLDKDIVRANLREDTDVEVFADLEDGPKIEKSTRGEDSSKIAGSSSRIESKNARDPRHDSNIPALETRSDLRPEVASSADRPRSPSTILNAKEGADRSAERSVRRDASKFLSEEDSTTINNEGYTFPDRENSTGFTEGSEESPTKGESWSAAIEATTALSEGIVIKEESENNYDDESSKRETKLEQPLLGKKPAKVKIGSSPARSSADFNRNKSRKRAPRLNVARQSELSKKVRTLQALRDLFRKLKESRVLLPIPRSRSIEREAAEYRRNRAQQMKQLRDKLRDKRQMMLRKYERGVHEAVDKEENVERRNLRRREAWERIKGSQDFRDMIDREKLAYILMYQPTKYDEKREVEGEEGVSGEQDDAPVTEIPRDRNTWKRIFNPKNDKNSRDPVDRSYDNLDEDIRLEDLRSNTEKRGEESDEGEGERKDKVYFALVEDVERPRIYYYEGNPGKRMMRASPRRSPNHNRLLQNYLGSIKVVRYSEEESDQPPKGKEIYIIDPSRYKGGDPSLQLYKSSRTSRPDSQTPSKRYKIIWKPIIFKPFRIRQSTQHKREDKNGSEEELTENLLDDFIDYLDPKTVDEFLKSGNVIVDDKMENFMHSIVEKQEPVTRSEEIVEAEDDREFEEASANEENSKESLKVVDGQGVEQQGESCRNVTEGRMQMEDGNIYETSNENIASSDNRKKDSKKMEIKRKRRNAVTESRKEEYFGSLPLFFLRKANNYSSRLKQSSKEISDENLLRIEEDVENESDTKKSKGEENEASLSSERSPLSDKHGTALTTLPWMERSGRRVEREAAENGEKIGENTNVEKLQPSELQHLDEPSSTKIPTFGEIDDVEKSLIQKIPLEKFMPKGSIDKSKRKNVRRNKKEDDGLSFLIEKSLPKIGNVVIDGLNKAENFTGSVEQLIKNLDENYNRTIAKGDQERNSTSTRSIDPAQNVFRNAITNVRKFFMLLNGVTNILRG, from the exons ATGAAGCAAACTTTTCTCTTCTCGCTCCTTCTCCTCGTAATTCGTAATTGCTCGGCCGAGAAAATAACGTTGAGGATCGATTTGAACGAGCCCATCGCTGTCACCGATCCCAAGTTTCTCAGTCTTACCATCGACCCGGTAACCCTGTTGGCCGGAAATGCGGTCAG CACTCATTTCGAGAGAAGCGTAAACCTGATGAGAGCCTTGAGTCCAGCGTATTTGCGACTCGGAGGGCCACGCAGTACTCTTTTCCACTTTGCCGATCAAAATTCcgaagaaaatggaaagaagggaaaaatcgTGCTATCCG AGTCCGATTGGGTATTGGCCCATCAGTGGGCTGAAAAGGCAGGGTTGGATGTGATCGCCTGCGTTTCGCCGGACGATCGACGAAGGAGGACGATCGAAGGGGCCGAAGATGCGATGGAGATAATTTCTTTCAGCGATCACATGGGTTTTAACGCCAACTGGCAGCTGGGTTACg aaCCCCAAATCAGATGCAATCTGACGGGCAACGATCTAGCGAGGCAAACGTTGGATCTACGAAAATCATTGAACGAATTTCCTAGATATTCGAACAGCGTGATTACAGGGCCGGATGTTGTAATTTACGATAACGAGAAGCATCTAAATTATCTTCGAGATTACTTCAGCTTAGCGATTCCCGCGCTTTCGGCGATCACGTGGCATCC CGACCTTGCGAGCATTACTTTGGATAATGGAGGAGCGTTCATACACCAGGATAACTTGGAAGAAGATAAGGAAGAATTGTTGAAAGCTATAGGTCGATTCGTAGACGATCGACCGTTGTGGATTG CCGAATCGAGGCCGGAAGAATGCAAGAATTTGTACATAGGGGCTCTCGTGTTGGCGAGAAGACTAGGAAATTCGGCAAGAGCAAACGTGAACGTGATCATGAGGCAACCGGCAGACCTGACTTATCCAACTCCA GATTACTGGGTGTCTTTGCTCCACAAGAGCCTCGTTGGACCGCAAGTGTTCGACGCGAAGATTCAAGGCGATGGCAACGAGGATCATATCTACCTCTATTGTCAATGCGCTTCCAACAAATACGAAGACGGATCGGTCGTGATTTTCGGGGTGAATTTGAATCCTCGCGAAGTCACGTTCGATTTGGAAGGGATTAACGTAACCGAACACGTTCACGAATACGTTCTTACACCAGGTTTCGATGCGCCCAATCGAATGTTCGCGGA GACCATCTTCTTGAATGACAAACTATTGACTCTGATCAACGACACGGTCCCCGAGATGAGTCCAAAGATTCTGAACGACACGAAACATGGTGTGGATCTCCGTTTGCAGTCGGGCAGTATCGGTTTCTGGATTATTCCCAATTTAAAA ATAAAATCTTGCACGGGAAACGAGACACCGAGAACGGAAGAGACGGTGGACGTAGACGAGAGAACTACGCGAGAAGAGAAGATCGACAACGAGAATACGAAACAAACACGCGTTGCCGGATCTCTGCAAAGAAGAGCTAGCTCGAATGAAATCGACAAGAGGAAACGGAGAGGTGACGCGTCGATCTATAAAAACAGCATAAAGAGGGAACTGAAGAGGTTGAAAAGATTCGTGAAAAAGAAGCTGGACGATTACGATTACGCGAAATCATTGCCGAAGCTGAGAGTACTGTCCAACTCTAAGGAGCAAGGTGGAAAAGGGTCTACGCTGGTCCAAGAGGACGTGCAAAGCAAATTGAAAGAGTACAAAGATCGGTTGTCGCGGTTGAGGAATCTGATGGGATCGAGCGACACGAAGATGGAGTTGAGAAAATCGATCGGCGACCTGGTAGCGGACGTGATATCTTTGATGTTGAAGATACAGAACACTCTGGAAATAATGAGGAAGGAAATCGATCACGAGAACAAGACGCAGTCGTTCACCACCGTGAAAGAGACGTTGAAGTCCCTTTACGATCTCTTGATGAATGCAAACTTGAACGAGTCGATCGATTCGAGGGAGATGGCACGAGGATTGGACAGAGCCAAGAGAGAATTGCTCCAGGAGAGAGGAATccctttcgattcgaaaagggAGAGTAGCCTATCGAGAAAACGAGCGAGGAACGAGGATGTTGAAGAAGGATCTAGAGGGGTCGAGTGGTGGAAAGATGGGAGGAGTAAGAAGAAGCAACCGAGTTTTCTGGAATGGGATAGCGAGGAAGACATCAATTTTTACCGATTCGATCGTGAAAATTCCTTCGTTAACGAGGATTCCTTCTTAAATACCGACTACGATTACGAAGCGAGGGATGACGAATTCGAAGATTCCGAGGAGCAAGTTTCAATGGAGTACATCGATGACGTTCGTACGTGGGACGAAGACGAGGATGATCGTTTCTTCTATCGCGAGCCCGtccaatttttcaagaattcgaGGAACAATCGAGCGGAAACGAGCATAGGAGTTCCTGAACTGTGGGAAGTGGAAACGTACGAGATTGGAAGGAACGATAGAACGAACGGGAAGAAATTCGAGATGGTGAGGATCGAGTCGGATGGCACGATTCGAGATAGCaagtttttggaaaaattcgatcgcGAGGGGGCCACCTCTTTTCCGAAAAATCATCGACCCACGTATACCTCACCGTCTAACGTCCAGCCAGACGAGTCTGCCATCCGATCGTTCTTCTCTAAACGAGCACAACCGGCGGAGAGCgcgatatacaaaaaaatttccaatttccaagATCCGAGCTCTGGTTTCAAAGAGTCGAGTCCTTGGATCGGAGCCGATTACCTCGGGAGCAAGAGATCGAAGAGGGGGAAAACGGATTTGCGCGCAATACTCGATCAGGAGATGATCAAAGAGGACGATGCTAATTCCAAGGATTGCAACTGCAGGGTTATCCGACGCTCGAAAACTTGCGATTGCCGATCGAAAAGGGGCGCCATCGAGTCGTTGGAATCGCTCGAGATCGACACGCTCGCGCCCCCGAAACAACAGCAACTCGTCGCTGCGGGTTTGGACAAGGATATAGTGCGCGCGAATTTGCGGGAGGACACGGACGTGGAAGTGTTCGCGGACCTCGAGGACGGGcccaaaatagaaaaatcgacGCGAGGCGAGGATTCGTCCAAGATTGCGGGATCGTCCTCCCGAATCGAGTCGAAGAACGCTCGAGATCCGCGCCACGATTCCAATATCCCTGCTTTGGAGACCCGGTCGGATCTCCGCCCCGAAGTGGCGTCGTCCGCTGATCGTCCACGATCCCCCTCCACCATTTTAAACGCGAAGGAAGGCGCGGATCGATCGGCCGAAAGATCGGTGAGACGCGATGCGAGCAAGTTTCTCTCCGAGGAAGACAGCACCACGATTAACAACGAGGGATACACTTTTCCCGATCGAGAAAATTCTACAGGCTTTACGGAGGGGAGCGAGGAGAGCCCAACAAAGGGGGAAAGTTGGAGCGCGGCGATCGAGGCGACTACCGCTTTATCGGAGGGAATCGTCATCAAGGAAGAATCCGAAAACAATTACGATGACGAAAGTTCGAAACGAGAGACAAAACTCGAGCAACCTTTGCTCGGTAAAAAGCCAGCGAAAGTCAAAATAGGGAGCTCGCCCGCTCGCTCATCGGCCgatttcaatagaaataaaagtagGAAACGTGCGCCGAGATTAAACGTCGCAAGACAATCCGAATTGTCGAAGAAAGTGAGAACGTTGCAGGCTTTGAGGGATTTGTTTCGTAAATTGAAGGAGTCGCGCGTGTTGCTCCCCATCCCGAGATCGAGATCGATCGAGAGGGAGGCGGCGGAATATCGGAGGAATCGTGCTCAACAGATGAAACAATTGCGGGACAAGTTGCGTGACAAGAGGCAGATGATGTTGAGGAAGTACGAGAGAGGTGTTCACGAGGCGGTCGACAAGGAGGAGAACGTGGAAAGGAGGAATCTGAGGAGAAGAGAGGCGTGGGAGAGGATCAAGGGGAGCCAGGATTTTCGTGACATGATCGATCGCGAGAAATTAGCCTATATACTGATGTATCAACCAACCAAGTACGATGAGAAGAGGGAAGTTGAGGGTGAGGAGGGGGTGTCGGGCGAGCAGGATGATGCACCGGTGACCGAAATTCCGAGGGATAGGAATACTTGGAAGAGGATTTTTAACCCGAAAAATGACAAGAATTCCCGCGATCCCGTTGATCGTTCTTACGATAATTTGGATGAAGATATAAGATTGGAGGATTTACGATCGAATACggagaaaagaggagaagaatcCGACGAAGGGGAAGGCGAGAGGAAAGACAAAGTCTATTTCGCTCTGGTGGAGGATGTAGAAAGGCCACGGATATACTATTACGAAGGGAATCCAGGGAAGAGAATGATGagg GCATCGCCTCGACGCTCGCCCAACCACAATCGTCTCCTGCAAAATTATCTCGGAAGTATTAAAGTCGTTCGATATTCCGAGGAAGAATCGGATCAACCCCCAAAGGggaaagaaatatacataatcGACCCATCCCGATACAAAGGAGGGGATCCTAGTTTGCAATTGTACAAAAGTTCGAGGACATCGAGGCCCGATTCGCAAACCCCTTcgaaaagatacaaaattatttggaaGCCTATTATATTCAAACCTTTCAGGATTCGTCAATCGACGCAGCACAAACGGGAGGATAAAAACGGGAGCGAAGAAGAATTAACCGAAAATCTTCTCGACGATTTCATCGATTATCTAGATCCCAAAACTGTCGACGAGTTTCTCAAATCGGGGAACGTCATCGTGGacgataaaatggaaaatttcatgCACTCGATCGTCGAGAAACAAGAACCGGTTACGCGGTCGGAAGAAATCGTGGAAGCCGAAGATGATCGAGAATTCGAGGAAGCCTCCGCGAACGAGGAAAATTCCAAAGAATCTTTAAAGGTAGTCGATGGACAAGGAGTCGAGCAACAGGGTGAAAGTTGTCGAAACGTTACGGAAGGGAGAATGCAAATGGAAGATGGAAATATATACGAGACTTCGAACGAGAATATCGCAAGTAGCGATAACAGGAAGAAAGACTCgaaaaagatggaaataaaACGGAAACGAAGAAACGCCGTTACCGaatcgagaaaagaagaatatttcggGTCTCTGCCTCTGTTTTTTCTTCGTAAAGCGAACAATTATTCGTCGCGTTTGAAGCAGAGTTCAAAGGAAATTTCTGACGAAAATCTTCTCAGAATCGAAGAAGATGTGGAAAATGAATCGGATACGAAGAAAAGTAAGGGAGAAGAAAACGAGGCAAGCTTAAGTTCAGAAAGATCACCTCTTTCTGACAAACACGGGACGGCGTTAACGACGTTGCCATGGATGGAAAGATCCGGAAGAAGGGTTGAAAGAGAAGCGGCAGAGAATGGAGAGAAGATAGGCGAAAATACCAACGTGGAAAAG CTACAACCGTCCGAATTGCAACATCTGGACGAACCTTCGAGCACAAAGATTCCGACATTCGGTGAAATCGACGACGTCGAAAAATCGCTGATTCAGAAGATACCGCTTGAAAAATTCATGCCGAAAGGGAGCATCGACAAGAGTAAGAGGAAGAACGTAAGAAGAAACAAGAAAGAGGATGATGGATTATCGTTCCTTATAGAAAAGAGTCTACCAAAGATAGGGAATGTGGTAATCGACGGATTAAACAAAGCGGAAAATTTCACGGGATCGGTGGAACAGTTAATCAAGAATTTGGACGAGAATTATAATAGGACGATCGCGAAGGGAGATCAAGAAAGGAATTCGACCAGTACCAGATCGATAGATCCCGCTCAAAATGTTTTTCGAAACGCGATAACGaatgtaagaaaatttttcatgctGCTTAACGGAGTCACGAATATTCTTcgtggataa